A genome region from Pseudomonas sp. S06B 330 includes the following:
- a CDS encoding ABC transporter permease, translated as MKTTPLDTAAPSSKRSATYFGLGTYLGLAGALLAMIVLFSLLSSHFLSYGTFSTLANQIPDLMVLAVGMTFVLIIGGIDLSVGSVLALAASAVSVAMLGWGWSVLPAALLGMGVAALAGSITGSITVAWRIPSFIVSLGVLEMARGLAYQLTDSRTAYIGDAFAWLSNPLAFGVSPSFIIALLVIILAQLVLTRTVFGRYLIGIGTNEEAVRLAGIDPRPYKILVFSLMGLLAGLAALFQISRLEAADPNAGSGLELQVIAAVVIGGTSLMGGRGSVISTFFGVLIISVLAAGLAQIGASEPTKRIITGAVIVIAVVLDTYRSRRASRRN; from the coding sequence ATGAAAACCACGCCATTGGACACCGCTGCCCCCAGCAGCAAGCGCAGCGCCACCTATTTCGGTCTCGGAACTTATCTGGGCCTGGCTGGCGCGTTGCTGGCAATGATCGTGCTGTTCTCGTTGTTGAGCAGCCACTTCCTTTCCTACGGCACCTTCAGCACCCTGGCCAACCAGATCCCCGACCTGATGGTGCTGGCGGTAGGCATGACCTTCGTGCTGATTATCGGCGGCATCGACCTGTCGGTAGGTTCGGTGCTGGCCCTGGCCGCGTCGGCGGTCAGTGTGGCGATGCTTGGCTGGGGCTGGAGTGTGCTGCCCGCAGCCTTGCTCGGCATGGGGGTGGCGGCGCTGGCCGGGAGTATCACCGGTTCGATTACCGTCGCCTGGCGGATTCCATCGTTCATTGTCTCCCTCGGTGTGCTGGAGATGGCTCGCGGCCTGGCCTATCAGCTGACCGACTCGCGCACCGCCTATATCGGTGACGCCTTTGCCTGGTTGTCCAACCCGTTGGCATTTGGCGTATCGCCGTCGTTCATCATCGCGCTGCTGGTGATCATCCTCGCCCAACTGGTGCTGACTCGCACCGTGTTCGGCCGCTACCTGATCGGCATCGGCACCAACGAAGAAGCGGTGCGCCTGGCCGGTATCGACCCGCGCCCGTACAAGATTCTGGTGTTCTCGCTGATGGGGCTGCTGGCCGGCCTGGCGGCGCTGTTCCAGATTTCCCGCCTGGAGGCCGCTGACCCCAATGCCGGCTCCGGCCTTGAGCTGCAAGTCATCGCCGCCGTGGTGATCGGCGGCACCAGCTTGATGGGCGGGCGCGGTTCGGTGATCAGCACCTTCTTCGGCGTACTGATCATCTCGGTGCTGGCCGCAGGCCTGGCCCAGATCGGCGCATCGGAGCCGACTAAACGCATTATTACCGGGGCGGTGATTGTCATCGCCGTGGTCCTCGACACCTACCGTAGCCGACGTGCAAGTCGGCGGAACTGA
- a CDS encoding LacI family DNA-binding transcriptional regulator → MATIKDVAALAGISYTTVSHVLNKTRPVSEQVRLKVEAAIVELDYVPSAVARSLKARSTATIGLLVPNSVNPYFAELARGIEDACERNGYCVILCNSDDNPQKQRSYLRVLLEKRIDGLIVASVGEDSDLQGSLANVRTPMVIVDRALEGVEADLVRIDHELGAYLATRHLLELGHQDIAYIGGPASTSVAQLRLAGFQRALHEAQMTVADERITTSDFTSLGGYAAAAQMLEGQRPTAIFAGNDMIGIGVLRAAAERNICVPGELSVIGFDDIQLSRYVFPALTTVGQSIRELGESAAALLLSRIAQPLRGAPEQRIVEPKIVLRESTAPRPDLFNDYR, encoded by the coding sequence ATGGCAACGATCAAAGATGTCGCGGCACTGGCGGGGATTTCCTACACCACTGTGTCGCATGTACTGAACAAGACCCGCCCGGTCAGCGAACAGGTGCGCCTGAAAGTCGAGGCGGCCATTGTCGAGCTTGACTATGTGCCCAGCGCCGTGGCGCGCTCGCTGAAGGCGCGCAGCACCGCCACCATCGGCCTGCTGGTGCCCAACAGCGTCAACCCGTACTTCGCCGAGCTGGCGCGGGGTATCGAGGATGCCTGCGAGCGCAACGGTTACTGCGTGATCTTGTGTAACTCCGACGACAACCCACAAAAGCAGCGCAGCTATTTGCGCGTGCTGCTGGAAAAGCGCATCGACGGCCTGATCGTTGCCTCAGTCGGTGAAGACAGCGACCTGCAGGGCAGCCTGGCCAATGTGCGCACGCCGATGGTCATCGTCGATCGGGCCCTGGAAGGCGTTGAGGCGGACCTGGTGCGCATTGACCATGAACTGGGTGCTTACCTGGCGACCCGGCACCTGCTCGAACTGGGCCACCAGGACATCGCCTACATCGGCGGCCCCGCCAGCACCAGCGTCGCCCAGCTACGCCTGGCGGGCTTTCAGCGAGCGTTGCACGAAGCGCAGATGACGGTGGCCGATGAGCGTATTACCACCAGCGATTTCACCAGCCTCGGCGGTTACGCCGCCGCCGCGCAGATGCTCGAAGGGCAGCGGCCGACAGCGATTTTCGCCGGTAACGACATGATCGGTATCGGTGTATTGCGCGCTGCTGCCGAGCGCAATATCTGCGTACCTGGCGAGCTGTCGGTGATTGGTTTCGATGACATTCAGCTCAGCCGTTACGTGTTCCCGGCGCTGACCACAGTCGGTCAGTCGATTCGTGAACTGGGTGAAAGCGCCGCGGCGCTGTTGCTGTCGCGTATCGCTCAGCCCCTGCGCGGTGCGCCGGAGCAGCGCATCGTCGAGCCGAAAATCGTCCTGCGCGAGTCCACGGCGCCACGACCAGATCTTTTCAATGATTACCGCTAA
- the rbsK gene encoding ribokinase, which yields MRAKVVVVGSLNMDLVARAQRLPRAGETLAGESFATVPGGKGANQAVAAARLGASVAMIGNVGDDAYGQQMRQALLDEQIDCQGVAVCPGVSSGLALIVVDASSQNSIVIIPGGNGQLLPESVQAFDAMLQGAEVIICQLEVPPQTVAYTLERGRALGKTVILNPAPCTGPLPLNWHSAIDYLIPNESEAQALTGLPVIDLTSAEVAASHLRSLGVKNVIVTLGAQGALFASAQGMRHFPAPVVQPVDTTAAGDTFVGGFAAALARGVEEGEAIAFGQRAAALSVTRAGAQPSIPYLAELQP from the coding sequence ATGCGAGCCAAGGTTGTAGTGGTAGGAAGTCTCAACATGGACCTGGTCGCCCGCGCCCAGCGCCTGCCGCGTGCCGGCGAGACCCTGGCGGGTGAGTCGTTTGCCACGGTGCCGGGCGGCAAGGGCGCCAACCAGGCCGTGGCTGCCGCGCGGCTCGGGGCGTCGGTGGCGATGATCGGCAATGTTGGCGACGATGCCTATGGTCAGCAAATGCGTCAGGCTCTACTTGACGAGCAGATCGACTGCCAGGGTGTGGCGGTGTGCCCGGGGGTGTCGAGCGGGTTGGCGCTGATTGTGGTCGATGCCAGCAGCCAGAATTCCATCGTTATCATTCCCGGTGGCAACGGCCAGTTGCTGCCGGAATCGGTGCAGGCGTTCGATGCCATGCTGCAGGGCGCCGAGGTGATTATCTGTCAGCTGGAAGTACCACCGCAGACGGTGGCCTACACCCTGGAACGCGGCCGTGCCCTGGGCAAGACGGTGATCCTTAACCCGGCACCGTGCACCGGGCCATTGCCGTTGAACTGGCACAGCGCTATCGACTACCTGATCCCCAACGAGAGTGAAGCACAAGCGCTGACCGGTCTTCCGGTGATTGACCTGACCAGCGCCGAAGTTGCCGCCAGTCACTTGCGCAGCCTTGGCGTCAAAAACGTGATTGTCACCCTCGGTGCGCAAGGCGCATTGTTTGCCAGTGCCCAGGGCATGCGGCACTTCCCGGCGCCGGTGGTTCAGCCCGTCGATACCACCGCCGCGGGTGATACCTTTGTGGGCGGTTTCGCCGCCGCGCTGGCGCGGGGCGTGGAGGAGGGCGAGGCAATTGCCTTCGGCCAGCGTGCCGCCGCCCTGTCTGTCACGCGTGCGGGTGCGCAACCGTCGATTCCCTACCTGGCCGAGCTGCAGCCATGA
- the rbsD gene encoding D-ribose pyranase, which produces MKKTPLLNIALSRVIASLGHGDILVIGDAGLPVPPNVELIDLALTPGIPDFASVLRAVLSEMQVESHVLAEEMFKANPPGLTAIEQSFAHGQLGARNLLSHTEFKQLSRAARAVVRTGECQPYSNIVLIAGVTF; this is translated from the coding sequence ATGAAAAAGACGCCCTTGCTCAATATCGCCCTGTCACGGGTCATTGCCTCGCTGGGGCATGGCGACATCCTGGTCATCGGCGACGCCGGTTTGCCGGTGCCACCAAACGTCGAGCTGATTGATCTGGCGCTGACCCCAGGGATCCCCGACTTTGCCAGCGTGCTGCGTGCCGTGTTGAGCGAGATGCAGGTCGAGAGTCATGTACTCGCCGAGGAAATGTTCAAAGCCAATCCCCCAGGCCTGACCGCCATCGAACAAAGCTTTGCCCATGGCCAGCTTGGTGCACGTAATCTGCTCAGCCATACCGAGTTCAAACAGCTCAGCCGTGCTGCCCGCGCAGTGGTACGCACCGGTGAATGCCAGCCCTACAGCAATATCGTCTTGATCGCTGGCGTCACTTTCTAG
- a CDS encoding nucleoside hydrolase → MIELIQPAKRLLQGIVLMSLLSAGTAQAAPIDLIIDTDPGADDVVALLLAMASPDELKIRAITTVAGNVRLDKTSRNARLAREWGGREDIPVYAGAPKPLLRTPIYAANIHGEEGLPGVPVHEPKQGLAKGNAVQYLIDTLSKAEPHSITVAMLGPQTNLALALIQAPDITRGIKEVVVMGGAHFNGGNITPVAEFNLYADPEAAEVVLSSGVKLTYLPLDVTHKVLTSEARLKQLAAVDNQASKLVVDILNAYVKTDMEHYGMPGGPVHDASVIAYLLKPELFKGRQINMQVDSREGPTYGQTIADWYNTLEQPSNVMWIDSGDAQGFFDLLSTRLARLK, encoded by the coding sequence ATGATTGAATTGATTCAACCTGCCAAACGTTTGCTTCAAGGAATTGTGCTTATGTCTCTGCTCTCGGCGGGTACCGCCCAGGCCGCCCCGATCGACCTGATCATCGATACCGATCCGGGTGCCGACGATGTCGTGGCGTTGCTGTTGGCCATGGCCTCACCGGATGAACTGAAGATTCGCGCCATCACCACGGTGGCGGGCAACGTGCGCCTGGACAAGACCTCGCGCAATGCGCGCCTGGCGCGGGAGTGGGGCGGGCGTGAAGACATTCCGGTATACGCCGGTGCGCCCAAGCCGTTGCTGCGCACGCCGATCTACGCGGCGAACATCCATGGCGAGGAGGGCTTGCCAGGTGTTCCGGTGCATGAACCCAAGCAAGGCCTGGCCAAAGGCAATGCCGTGCAGTACCTGATCGACACCCTGAGCAAGGCTGAGCCGCACAGCATTACCGTGGCCATGCTCGGCCCGCAGACCAACCTCGCCTTGGCCTTGATCCAGGCACCGGACATCACGCGGGGCATCAAGGAAGTGGTAGTGATGGGCGGCGCCCATTTCAACGGTGGCAACATCACCCCGGTGGCCGAGTTCAACCTGTATGCCGACCCTGAAGCCGCCGAAGTGGTGCTCAGCAGCGGGGTTAAACTGACGTACCTGCCGCTGGATGTTACCCACAAGGTGCTCACCAGCGAAGCAAGGCTCAAGCAACTGGCAGCGGTGGACAACCAGGCCAGCAAGCTGGTGGTGGATATCCTCAATGCCTATGTCAAAACCGACATGGAACACTACGGCATGCCGGGAGGGCCGGTGCATGACGCCAGCGTCATCGCCTACCTGCTCAAGCCCGAGCTGTTCAAGGGCCGGCAGATCAACATGCAGGTCGACAGCCGCGAAGGCCCGACCTATGGCCAGACCATTGCTGACTGGTACAACACGCTGGAACAGCCGAGCAACGTCATGTGGATCGACAGTGGCGATGCCCAGGGCTTTTTTGACCTGCTCAGTACGCGGCTTGCGCGTCTGAAGTAG
- a CDS encoding I78 family peptidase inhibitor, which translates to MFRASLMSLLAVAVLAGCSNTGGSSSAAPSAAANNDGRCEARGAEFAVGKQVTPALVEQARKASGSQMARALGPHDVVTLEYRSERLNINADAQGVVTRVNCG; encoded by the coding sequence ATGTTCCGTGCATCATTGATGAGCCTATTGGCGGTCGCCGTTCTGGCCGGTTGCAGCAACACAGGCGGTTCGTCGTCGGCGGCGCCATCGGCAGCGGCGAACAACGATGGTCGTTGCGAGGCCCGCGGGGCGGAGTTCGCCGTCGGCAAGCAGGTCACTCCGGCGTTGGTTGAGCAGGCGCGCAAAGCCAGCGGCTCGCAAATGGCCCGTGCCCTTGGCCCGCATGATGTTGTGACCCTGGAGTACCGCTCCGAGCGCCTGAACATAAACGCCGATGCTCAAGGCGTAGTCACCCGCGTCAACTGCGGCTGA
- a CDS encoding cold-shock protein produces the protein MSNRQTGTVKWFNDEKGFGFITPQGGGDDLFVHFKAIETDGFKSLKEGQTVSFVAEKGQKGMQAAQVRPE, from the coding sequence ATGTCTAATCGCCAAACCGGCACCGTAAAATGGTTCAACGATGAGAAAGGCTTCGGCTTCATCACTCCACAAGGTGGCGGCGACGACCTGTTCGTACACTTCAAGGCTATCGAAACCGACGGTTTCAAAAGCCTGAAGGAAGGCCAGACCGTTTCCTTCGTTGCCGAAAAAGGCCAGAAGGGCATGCAGGCTGCACAAGTTCGTCCAGAGTAA
- the thrS gene encoding threonine--tRNA ligase has translation MPIITLPDGSQRSFDHAVSVAEVAASIGAGLAKATVAGKVDGKLVDACDLIEHDARLQIITPKDEEGLEIIRHSCAHLVGHAVKQLYPTAKMVIGPVIDEGFYYDIAFERPFTPDDMAAIEQRMQQLIEKDYDVIKKVTPRAEVIEVFKARGEDYKLRLVEDMPDEQAMGLYYHEEYVDMCRGPHVPNTRFLKSFKLTKLSGAYWRGDAKNEQLQRVYGTAWADKKQLAAYIQRIEEAEKRDHRKIGKRLGLFHLQEEAPGMVFWHPNGWTLYQVLEQYMRKVQRDNGYQEIKTPQVVDRSLWEKSGHWANYADNMFTTQSENRDYAIKPMNCPCHVQVFNQGLKSYRELPLRLAEFGACHRNEPSGALHGIMRVRGFTQDDAHIFCTEEQMQSESAAFIKLTMDVYADFGFTDVVMKLSTRPEKRVGSDELWDRAEAALAAALDSAGLPYDLQPGEGAFYGPKIEFSLKDCLGRVWQCGTLQLDFNLPIRLGAEFVSEDNGRKHPVMLHRAILGSFERFVGILIEHYEGAFPAWLAPTQAVIMNITDKQAEFAQQVEKTLAESGFRAKSDLRNEKIGFKIREHTLLKVPYLLVIGDREVETQTVAVRTREGVDLGSMPVAQFADLLAQAVSRRGRQDSE, from the coding sequence ATGCCCATTATTACTCTTCCCGATGGCAGTCAACGTTCTTTCGACCACGCCGTATCCGTAGCTGAAGTCGCCGCATCCATTGGTGCCGGCCTGGCCAAAGCCACCGTTGCCGGTAAAGTCGACGGTAAGCTGGTCGACGCCTGCGACCTGATCGAACACGACGCTCGCCTGCAAATCATCACGCCCAAGGACGAAGAGGGGCTGGAGATCATCCGTCACTCGTGCGCCCACCTGGTCGGCCACGCGGTCAAGCAACTGTACCCGACCGCCAAAATGGTCATCGGTCCGGTCATTGACGAAGGCTTCTATTATGACATCGCCTTCGAGCGTCCTTTCACCCCTGATGACATGGCGGCCATCGAGCAGCGCATGCAGCAGCTGATCGAAAAGGACTACGACGTCATCAAGAAGGTCACCCCGCGCGCCGAGGTGATCGAAGTGTTCAAGGCCCGTGGCGAAGACTACAAGCTGCGCCTGGTCGAAGACATGCCGGATGAACAGGCCATGGGCCTGTATTACCACGAAGAATACGTCGACATGTGCCGCGGTCCGCACGTGCCGAACACTCGTTTCCTGAAGTCCTTCAAGCTCACCAAGCTGTCCGGCGCCTACTGGCGCGGCGACGCTAAAAACGAGCAGTTGCAGCGCGTCTACGGCACCGCCTGGGCCGACAAGAAGCAGCTGGCGGCTTACATTCAGCGCATCGAAGAAGCAGAAAAACGCGACCACCGTAAAATCGGCAAGCGCCTGGGCCTGTTCCACCTCCAGGAAGAAGCGCCGGGCATGGTGTTCTGGCACCCTAACGGCTGGACCTTGTACCAAGTGCTCGAGCAGTACATGCGCAAGGTGCAGCGTGACAACGGCTACCAGGAGATCAAAACTCCGCAGGTTGTTGACCGTTCGCTGTGGGAGAAGTCGGGCCACTGGGCCAACTACGCCGACAACATGTTCACCACCCAGTCGGAAAACCGCGACTATGCCATCAAGCCAATGAACTGCCCATGCCACGTGCAGGTGTTCAACCAAGGCCTGAAGAGCTACCGCGAGCTGCCGCTGCGTCTGGCCGAGTTCGGTGCGTGCCACCGTAACGAGCCGTCGGGTGCGCTGCACGGCATCATGCGTGTGCGTGGTTTTACCCAGGATGACGCGCATATCTTCTGCACCGAAGAGCAGATGCAGTCCGAATCCGCAGCCTTCATCAAGCTGACCATGGACGTCTACGCCGACTTCGGCTTTACCGACGTGGTAATGAAGCTGTCCACTCGCCCTGAAAAGCGCGTGGGTTCCGATGAGCTGTGGGATCGCGCCGAAGCCGCACTGGCTGCCGCACTCGACAGCGCCGGCCTGCCGTACGACCTGCAGCCGGGCGAGGGCGCCTTCTACGGTCCGAAGATCGAGTTCTCGCTCAAGGATTGCCTGGGTCGCGTCTGGCAGTGTGGTACCCTGCAGCTCGACTTCAACCTGCCGATCCGCCTGGGCGCAGAATTCGTCTCCGAAGATAACGGCCGCAAGCACCCTGTGATGCTGCACCGCGCCATTCTCGGTTCGTTCGAGCGTTTCGTCGGAATTCTGATCGAGCACTACGAAGGTGCGTTCCCGGCTTGGCTGGCGCCAACCCAGGCGGTGATCATGAATATCACCGACAAACAGGCTGAATTTGCTCAGCAAGTGGAAAAAACTCTGGCCGAAAGCGGTTTCCGTGCCAAGTCCGACTTGAGAAATGAGAAAATTGGCTTTAAGATCCGCGAGCATACCTTGCTCAAGGTTCCTTATCTCCTGGTTATCGGGGATCGGGAAGTCGAAACGCAAACTGTCGCTGTGCGTACCCGCGAAGGTGTAGACCTGGGCTCGATGCCCGTCGCCCAGTTCGCGGACTTGCTCGCGCAAGCGGTTTCCCGGCGTGGTCGCCAAGATTCGGAGTAA
- the infC gene encoding translation initiation factor IF-3, with protein MTIKREMRNDKRAAPKAPINENISAREVRLIGADGEQLGIVSIEEALRIAEEAKLDLVEISADAVPPVCKVLDYGKSLFEKKKQQAAAKKNQKIIQIKEIKFRPGTEEGDYQVKLRNLVRFLSDGDKTKISLRFRGREMAHQELGMELLKRIEADLVEYGTVEQHPKMEGRQLLMVIAPKKKK; from the coding sequence ATTACTATTAAGCGTGAAATGAGAAACGATAAACGAGCTGCACCGAAGGCCCCGATCAACGAGAATATCTCGGCACGTGAGGTTCGGTTAATTGGCGCTGACGGCGAGCAGTTGGGCATCGTCTCGATTGAAGAAGCGCTTCGTATCGCTGAAGAAGCGAAGCTGGATCTGGTAGAAATTTCTGCTGACGCCGTACCCCCTGTGTGCAAAGTCTTGGACTACGGCAAGAGCCTGTTCGAGAAGAAAAAGCAGCAGGCTGCGGCGAAGAAGAACCAGAAGATCATCCAGATCAAAGAAATCAAGTTTCGTCCAGGGACGGAGGAAGGGGATTACCAGGTAAAACTACGCAACCTGGTACGTTTCCTTAGTGATGGGGACAAGACCAAAATCTCTCTGAGATTCCGTGGTCGTGAGATGGCCCACCAGGAGCTGGGTATGGAACTGTTGAAGCGGATCGAAGCTGATCTCGTCGAATACGGGACCGTCGAACAGCATCCTAAGATGGAAGGACGCCAGCTTTTGATGGTCATCGCCCCCAAGAAAAAGAAATAA
- the rpmI gene encoding 50S ribosomal protein L35 — translation MPKMKTKSGAAKRFLKTANGIKHKHAFKSHILTKMSTKRKRQLRGSSLLHASDVAKVERMLRLR, via the coding sequence ATGCCAAAGATGAAAACCAAAAGCGGTGCAGCCAAGCGTTTCTTGAAAACGGCTAACGGCATCAAGCACAAGCACGCTTTTAAGAGCCACATCCTGACCAAAATGTCGACCAAGCGTAAGCGTCAACTTCGCGGTAGCAGCCTGCTGCACGCGTCGGACGTGGCAAAAGTCGAGCGCATGCTGCGCCTTCGTTAA
- the rplT gene encoding 50S ribosomal protein L20, protein MARVKRGVIARKRHKKILKLAKGYYGARSRVFRVAKQAVIKAGQYAYRDRRQKKRQFRALWIARINAGARVNGLSYSRLIAGLKKASIEIDRKVLADLAVNEKAAFAAIVEKAKATLA, encoded by the coding sequence ATGGCTCGTGTAAAGCGTGGCGTCATCGCTCGTAAGCGTCACAAGAAAATTCTGAAACTGGCTAAAGGCTACTACGGTGCACGCTCGCGCGTATTCCGTGTTGCCAAGCAAGCGGTCATCAAGGCAGGCCAATACGCCTACCGCGACCGTCGTCAGAAAAAACGTCAGTTCCGCGCTCTGTGGATCGCTCGTATCAACGCTGGTGCTCGCGTCAACGGTCTGTCTTACAGCCGCCTGATCGCTGGCCTGAAAAAAGCGTCGATCGAAATCGACCGTAAGGTTCTGGCTGATCTGGCAGTGAACGAAAAAGCGGCGTTTGCTGCGATTGTCGAGAAAGCTAAAGCCACGCTGGCTTAA
- the pheS gene encoding phenylalanine--tRNA ligase subunit alpha: protein MENLDALVSQALEAVERAEDINALEQIRVQFLGKKGELTQVMKTLGNLPAEERPKVGALINDAKERVTEVLNARKAAFEEAELSARLAAECIDVTLPGRGQTSGGLHPITRTLERIEQFFTHIGYGIAEGPEVEDDYHNFEALNIPGHHPARAMHDTFYFNANMLLRTHTSPVQVRTMESSQPPIRIVCPGRVYRCDSDLTHSPMFHQVEGLLIDRDINFADLKGTIEEFLRVFFEKELAVRFRPSFFPFTEPSAEVDIQCVICTGKGCRVCKQTGWLEVMGCGMVHPNVLRMSGIDPEEFQGFAFGMGAERLAMLRYGVNDLRLFFDNDLRFLAQFR from the coding sequence ATGGAAAACCTGGACGCGCTGGTCTCCCAAGCCCTGGAGGCCGTGGAACGCGCTGAAGACATCAATGCCCTGGAACAGATCCGGGTTCAATTCCTTGGCAAGAAAGGCGAACTGACTCAGGTGATGAAGACCCTGGGCAACCTGCCTGCCGAAGAGCGGCCAAAAGTTGGCGCGCTGATCAACGACGCCAAGGAACGCGTCACCGAGGTGCTTAACGCGCGCAAGGCGGCCTTCGAAGAAGCCGAACTCAGCGCCCGTCTGGCGGCCGAGTGCATTGATGTGACCCTGCCGGGCCGTGGCCAGACCTCCGGTGGTCTGCATCCGATCACCCGCACCCTGGAGCGCATCGAGCAGTTCTTCACCCACATCGGCTACGGCATCGCCGAAGGCCCTGAGGTCGAAGACGACTACCACAACTTCGAAGCCCTCAACATTCCCGGCCACCACCCGGCGCGGGCAATGCATGACACCTTCTACTTCAATGCCAACATGCTGCTGCGCACTCACACTTCGCCTGTGCAAGTGCGGACCATGGAGTCCAGCCAGCCGCCAATCCGCATTGTGTGCCCGGGCCGCGTTTATCGCTGCGACTCGGACCTGACCCACTCGCCGATGTTTCACCAGGTCGAAGGCCTGCTGATCGATCGCGACATCAATTTTGCCGACCTCAAAGGCACCATCGAAGAATTCCTGCGGGTGTTCTTCGAAAAGGAACTGGCGGTACGCTTCCGTCCGTCCTTCTTCCCCTTCACCGAGCCATCGGCTGAAGTCGACATCCAGTGCGTGATCTGTACCGGCAAAGGTTGCCGCGTGTGCAAACAGACCGGCTGGCTGGAAGTCATGGGTTGCGGCATGGTTCACCCGAACGTGCTGCGCATGTCGGGCATCGACCCTGAAGAGTTCCAGGGCTTTGCCTTCGGCATGGGCGCCGAGCGCCTGGCCATGCTGCGTTACGGCGTCAACGATTTGCGCCTGTTCTTCGACAACGACTTGCGGTTCCTTGCGCAATTTCGCTAG